In Coccidioides posadasii str. Silveira chromosome 4, complete sequence, one genomic interval encodes:
- a CDS encoding uncharacterized protein (EggNog:ENOG410Q08D~COG:S), translating to MATRTIRFLTPSQVQTLHLKFITSGRAATQPAMLESAIHSPINLKHYGQQEDLFQLAANLAEKIMKNHAFMDGNKRTALVAADMFLKINGHYLQKVPFAEDAHNKALADAHVAVVTNRMNAEELGRYYKSVAAPLIELTPEIVQYRDQSAEY from the coding sequence ATGGCTACTAGAACCATCCGCTTCTTGACACCGTCACAAGTTCAAACTCTTCATCTGAAATTCATCACTTCCGGCCGCGCCGCAACCCAACCAGCCATGCTCGAGTCCGCGATCCATTCGCCAATCAATCTAAAGCACTACGGGCAGCAAGAAGACCTGTTCCAGCTTGCTGCGAACCTCGCGGAAAAGATTATGAAAAATCATGCTTTCATGGACGGAAACAAGCGCACGGCCCTCGTGGCCGCGGATATGTTTCTGAAGATCAACGGGCATTATCTTCAAAAAGTGCCATTCGCCGAAGACGCGCACAACAAGGCCCTGGCAGATGCTCATGTCGCCGTTGTCACCAACCGGATGAATGCTGAAGAGTTGGGAAGATACTACAAATCCGTGGCAGCCCCGCTAATCGAACTCACTCCTGAAATAGTTCAGTACAGGGACCAATCAGCCGAATACTAG
- a CDS encoding uncharacterized protein (EggNog:ENOG410Q5HG) has translation MLRCVPRMLRPSSSIGLARPTARYLHQVTGDFLNYDAKGIPVSTKVPVFIGDPGETFVLITTDIGRALHAASHDRLKLTALPSGKAGEDSCPVTFFHDTQHFGFGPSSYPQLHIPINFPRQTDSNTSPATLHLTGNMHDIVLDGTPDGKPDHTDRTLLNDAKVF, from the exons ATGCTTCGCTGTGTCCCTCGCATGCTTCGACCATCTTCTAGCATAGGACTTGCTAGACCTACCGCTCGATATTTGCATCAAGTTACAGGAGACTTCCTCAACTATGATGCGAAAGGCATTCCAGTCTCCACCAAAGTGCCCGTGTTCATTGGCGACCCAGGAGAAACATTTGTTCTGATTACCACGGATATTGGACGCGCTTTGCATGCCGCAAGCCATGACCGGCTCAAACTAACGGCGCTTCCGAGCGGTAAAGCCGGAGAAGACAGCTGCCCAGTTACATTTTTCCATGACACGCAGCATTTTGGCTTCG GACCGTCAAGTTACCCCCAGCTTCATATTCCTATAAACTTTCCACGCCAAACCGATTCAAACACCAGCCCGGCAACTCTACATCTGACTGGAAATATGCATGACATTGTTCTGGATGGGACTCCTGACGGTAAACCTGACCACACAGATCGCACACTGCTCAATGATGCGAAAGTGTTCTGA
- a CDS encoding uncharacterized protein (EggNog:ENOG410PUA8~COG:T) — MDTAEKHNWVAGGSYSNIHRVTPSIVVKIVRPKLKEEGLEHPFFREISFFKRMNDRQDRCFHIVECFLTFPDHIFLSYCPNQTVGHRLRPRQEREPGVNGFQGRVSRVKEYEDPALVARWLQQLGSALEYVEKIGFCHNDLHEFNCLLDKDFNLKLTDFGRATTIGQFLEDTMPPRARIIVAGPLKDTYGLCSARTEQFALGSLLYFMVYGHEPYEDTDRELSRSEYDRRFGEMEFPELNRHEVFDELISACWHDVYPTMALAAYDFKRKTKDIAGSIPQYETVDRAKEIKSCEALIRKGILGPELALRYQPFWWKCLHAAKSMFFWKALAGLPRRIWLWLWF; from the coding sequence ATGGATACTGCCGAGAAACACAACTGGGTTGCCGGGGGTTCATATTCCAATATCCACCGCGTCACTCCGAGTATTGTGGTGAAGATTGTTCGTCCTAAGTTGAAAGAGGAGGGACTGGAGCATCCGTTCTTCAGGgaaatctcttttttcaAACGCATGAACGACCGCCAGGATCGATGTTTCCATATAGTTGAATGTTTCCTCACATTCCCTGACCATATTTTTCTATCCTATTGCCCGAACCAGACTGTCGGCCATCGATTACGTCCCCGCCAGGAGCGAGAGCCAGGGGTAAATGGCTTCCAAGGGCGTGTTAGTCGTGTGAAAGAATACGAGGATCCCGCTCTTGTCGCTCGATGGCTGCAACAACTAGGGTCAGCCCTTGAATACGTCGAGAAAATCGGCTTTTGTCATAATGACCTGCATGAGTTCAACTGTCTTCTTGACAAGGACTTCAATTTGAAGCTGACAGATTTTGGTCGTGCCACCACCATTGGACAGTTCCTTGAAGATACTATGCCTCCACGCGCCAGAATAATTGTCGCTGGTCCTTTGAAAGACACCTATGGTCTCTGCTCTGCTAGGACTGAGCAATTCGCGCTTGGATCTCTTCTATACTTTATGGTATACGGCCATGAACCCTACGAGGATACGGACCGAGAACTCAGTCGATCAGAATATGATCGCCGATTCGGCGAGATGGAGTTTCCAGAGCTAAACCGCCACGAGGTTTTTGACGAACTTATTTCTGCTTGTTGGCACGATGTCTATCCTACTATGGCTCTAGCAGCCTATGACTTCAAGCGCAAAACAAAAGACATCGCAGGCTCGATTCCACAATACGAGACCGTTGATCGCGCGAAGGAGATAAAGAGCTGTGAAGCCCTGATTCGAAAAGGGATACTTGGGCCTGAATTGGCACTTCGCTACCAACCATTCTGGTGGAAATGTCTCCATGCAGCGAAAAGCATGTTCTTTTGGAAGGCCTTGGCTGGTCTACCAAGGAGAATCTGGCTGTGGCTCTGGTTTTGA